One genomic region from Pseudoduganella lutea encodes:
- a CDS encoding DUF4148 domain-containing protein, whose amino-acid sequence MKTIAIALSAAALFASAHASATAQLTRAQGVAEYSAAIASGHHLVHDGSYAGTFADGLSTRTRDEVRAELRIAQQRGELTVGEQYPFVSSDVSGTGKTRAEVAAELAADRHTNPEMALEGRL is encoded by the coding sequence ATGAAAACGATCGCTATCGCCCTCTCCGCCGCCGCCCTGTTCGCTTCGGCCCATGCATCGGCCACGGCCCAGTTGACCCGCGCCCAGGGGGTTGCGGAATACAGCGCTGCTATCGCTTCCGGTCATCACCTGGTCCACGACGGTTCGTATGCCGGCACCTTCGCGGATGGCTTGTCGACCAGGACGCGGGACGAAGTGCGCGCCGAACTGCGCATTGCCCAGCAACGCGGCGAACTGACGGTGGGCGAGCAGTATCCATTCGTTTCATCCGATGTATCCGGCACCGGCAAGACACGCGCCGAAGTCGCGGCAGAGCTGGCTGCCGATCGTCACACGAACCCGGAAATGGCGCTCGAGGGCCGGCTGTAA
- a CDS encoding pyrimidine 5'-nucleotidase: MKPLAPVWLFDLDNTLHNASHAIFPAIMANMNTYIARVLGDGTTPAHIDAVNAARTLYWKRYGATLLGLVKHHGVKADHFLAETHGMEDLLSMIRHEKGLGQLLKRLPGRKVLLTNAPHRYSTMVLRHLGIQRHFSHHIAIESMRVHGQLRPKPSKLLLRKVMRRQQVAARRCILVEDTLANLRTAHALGMRTAWVTQYLKVGDPIGAAHPPKRLVRPGWVDVKVKSVKHLPARLSHLRRNTVIE, encoded by the coding sequence ATTAAACCTTTGGCCCCGGTCTGGCTGTTCGACCTCGACAACACGCTGCACAACGCATCGCACGCCATTTTCCCCGCGATCATGGCGAACATGAACACGTACATCGCACGCGTGCTGGGCGATGGCACCACACCGGCCCACATCGACGCGGTGAATGCCGCGCGCACGCTGTACTGGAAGCGCTATGGCGCAACCCTGCTGGGACTGGTGAAGCACCATGGCGTAAAAGCCGACCATTTCCTCGCCGAGACGCATGGCATGGAGGACCTGCTGTCGATGATCCGGCATGAAAAAGGCCTCGGCCAGCTGCTGAAGCGCCTGCCGGGCCGCAAGGTGCTGCTGACGAACGCGCCGCACCGCTATTCGACGATGGTGCTGCGCCACCTCGGCATACAGCGCCACTTCTCGCACCACATCGCCATCGAATCGATGCGCGTGCATGGCCAGCTGCGGCCGAAGCCCTCGAAGCTGTTGCTGCGCAAGGTGATGCGCCGCCAGCAGGTGGCGGCGCGGCGCTGCATCCTTGTCGAGGACACCCTGGCCAACCTGCGCACCGCGCATGCGCTGGGCATGCGCACGGCGTGGGTCACGCAATACCTGAAAGTGGGGGATCCGATCGGCGCGGCGCACCCGCCCAAGCGCCTGGTCCGCCCCGGCTGGGTCGACGTCAAAGTAAAATCCGTCAAACACCTGCCGGCGCGGCTGTCGCACCTGCGCCGCAATACCGTGATCGAATAA
- a CDS encoding glutathione peroxidase, whose translation MTILFKFTAVSAFGLLAAASAFAQQPAVSTSAAPAAPAAATRPANCPAILHRSFKRLQDEAPQDLCQYAGKVVLVVNTASYCGYTKQYEGLEALHAKYADKGLVVLGFPSNDFGKQEPGTAKEIADLCFNTYGVKFPMFAKTVVSGSAANPLYADLIKATGKTPGWNFHKYLIGRDGKVIENFPSKVTPQDKAVVGAIEKALAS comes from the coding sequence ATGACTATCCTGTTCAAGTTCACGGCCGTCTCCGCATTTGGCCTGCTGGCTGCGGCAAGCGCCTTCGCGCAGCAGCCCGCTGTATCCACCTCCGCCGCGCCGGCCGCTCCAGCAGCGGCAACGCGCCCGGCCAATTGCCCGGCCATCCTGCACCGCTCGTTCAAGCGCTTGCAGGACGAAGCTCCGCAAGACCTGTGCCAGTATGCCGGCAAGGTGGTCCTCGTCGTCAACACGGCCAGCTATTGCGGCTACACGAAACAGTATGAAGGGCTCGAGGCGCTGCATGCGAAATACGCCGACAAGGGCCTGGTGGTGCTGGGCTTCCCGTCGAACGACTTCGGCAAGCAGGAACCGGGTACGGCAAAGGAAATCGCCGATCTCTGCTTCAACACCTACGGCGTGAAGTTCCCGATGTTCGCCAAGACGGTGGTGTCCGGCAGCGCGGCGAACCCGCTGTACGCAGACCTGATCAAGGCCACCGGCAAGACGCCCGGCTGGAACTTCCACAAGTACCTGATCGGGCGCGACGGCAAGGTCATCGAAAACTTCCCCAGCAAGGTCACGCCGCAGGACAAGGCGGTGGTCGGGGCGATCGAGAAGGCGCTGGCCTCCTGA
- a CDS encoding extracellular catalytic domain type 1 short-chain-length polyhydroxyalkanoate depolymerase: MFDTPASPVRIPPGAHFMSGVYANDAGSRSYKLYVPSSWKGQALPLVVMLHGCAQDPDDFAAGTQMNAVAEERRCFVVYPAQSPDANNSRCWNWFNALDNNHGQGEPSLIAGITRDIMDTYPVATGQVYIAGMSAGGAMAVIVGTLYPELFAAVGVHSGLPFAAARDLSSALAAMKRGAGSARTVKSAGLPIIVFHGDQDTTVHPVNGEELMEQGLRSHPLGPKALPSRLAGRVPDGHAYTRTKHWLHDGSPLAEHWVVHGAGHAWSGGSPAGSYTDDKGPDASREMMRFFATVRGG, translated from the coding sequence GTGTTCGACACGCCCGCATCGCCTGTCCGGATACCGCCGGGCGCCCATTTCATGAGCGGCGTGTACGCGAACGACGCCGGCAGCCGCTCCTACAAGCTGTACGTTCCCTCCAGCTGGAAAGGCCAGGCGTTGCCGCTCGTGGTGATGCTGCACGGCTGTGCGCAGGATCCCGACGATTTCGCCGCCGGCACGCAAATGAACGCGGTGGCCGAGGAACGGCGCTGCTTTGTCGTGTATCCCGCCCAATCGCCGGATGCGAACAATTCGCGCTGCTGGAACTGGTTCAATGCGCTCGACAACAACCATGGCCAGGGCGAACCCTCGCTCATCGCCGGCATCACGCGCGACATCATGGATACCTACCCGGTCGCCACCGGCCAGGTGTACATCGCCGGCATGTCGGCCGGCGGCGCGATGGCCGTCATCGTCGGCACCTTGTACCCGGAACTGTTTGCCGCCGTGGGCGTGCATTCGGGGTTGCCGTTCGCCGCGGCACGCGACCTGTCGTCGGCCCTGGCGGCCATGAAGCGCGGCGCCGGCAGCGCGCGGACGGTGAAAAGCGCCGGCCTGCCGATCATCGTGTTCCACGGCGACCAGGATACGACCGTCCACCCCGTCAATGGCGAGGAATTGATGGAGCAGGGCTTGCGCAGCCACCCGCTGGGGCCGAAGGCCCTGCCTTCGCGGCTGGCCGGGCGCGTGCCGGACGGCCATGCCTACACCCGCACGAAGCACTGGCTGCACGATGGCTCGCCGCTGGCCGAGCATTGGGTGGTCCACGGCGCCGGCCATGCCTGGTCCGGCGGCAGCCCCGCCGGCAGCTACACGGACGACAAGGGGCCGGACGCGAGCCGTGAAATGATGCGCTTCTTCGCGACGGTGCGCGGCGGTTGA
- a CDS encoding cysteine-rich CWC family protein: MSTCERCGATFHCAMADGKPGNMGNDAVEPPCWCTLLPPAVPVPRQEGAGDGMGEGTAEGRATAAAVGCWCPDCLKAHIAALARPHPQ; encoded by the coding sequence ATGAGCACCTGCGAGCGCTGCGGCGCCACCTTTCACTGCGCGATGGCCGACGGGAAGCCCGGCAACATGGGCAATGATGCCGTCGAACCGCCGTGCTGGTGCACGTTGCTGCCGCCTGCCGTCCCGGTACCCCGGCAGGAAGGGGCGGGCGACGGCATGGGCGAAGGTACGGCGGAAGGTCGGGCCACGGCGGCAGCCGTCGGCTGCTGGTGCCCGGACTGCCTGAAGGCGCATATCGCGGCGCTAGCGCGGCCGCACCCTCAATAA
- a CDS encoding extracellular catalytic domain type 2 short-chain-length polyhydroxyalkanoate depolymerase: MKRILFFRHAWALSLPVAMLLSVSATLAATPAAPLPAMKTGQLSVSGLSSGGYMAVQFSVAYSATVTGAGVIAAGPYSCSRGNLTVATTLCSCTSGLPWCAVSPGGTNVPELVRITARYAERGRIDPTRHLARHRVWLFSGLADSVVPMAVMDDLHAYYEHYIPPENIRYRKDVKAEHAMPTESFGNRCDQLGAPYISDCDIDGAGELLQWIYGPLHPKSNGAATGRFVEFNQAEFLPRPQEHGMAATGWLYVPRGCKRGGAGCRLHVAFHGCRQTSTLVKEAWVRHAGYNGWADANRIVVLYPQAAPLRFRNPNSCWDWFNYDDPDFAVQSGRQMRAVKRMTERLMGGGPGRNNGRD; encoded by the coding sequence ATGAAGCGTATTTTGTTCTTCCGCCACGCGTGGGCGCTATCCCTGCCAGTCGCAATGCTGCTATCCGTGTCGGCCACGCTGGCGGCGACGCCGGCCGCGCCGCTGCCGGCCATGAAGACCGGCCAGCTGTCGGTCTCCGGCCTGTCCTCCGGCGGCTACATGGCGGTGCAGTTCAGCGTGGCGTATTCGGCCACCGTCACGGGCGCCGGCGTCATCGCCGCGGGCCCTTACTCGTGCTCGCGCGGCAACCTGACCGTGGCGACGACGCTATGCAGCTGCACCAGCGGCCTGCCGTGGTGCGCCGTGTCGCCCGGCGGCACCAACGTGCCCGAACTGGTCCGCATCACCGCCCGGTATGCCGAACGCGGCCGGATCGATCCCACGCGTCACCTGGCCCGGCACCGGGTATGGCTGTTTTCCGGCCTGGCCGACAGCGTGGTGCCGATGGCCGTCATGGACGACCTGCACGCCTACTACGAGCATTACATCCCGCCGGAGAACATCCGCTACCGCAAGGACGTGAAGGCCGAACACGCGATGCCCACGGAAAGCTTCGGCAACCGCTGCGACCAGCTCGGCGCGCCCTACATCAGCGACTGCGATATCGACGGCGCCGGCGAGCTGCTGCAATGGATCTACGGCCCGTTGCACCCGAAATCGAATGGCGCCGCCACCGGCCGCTTCGTGGAATTCAACCAGGCCGAATTCCTGCCCCGCCCGCAAGAACACGGCATGGCGGCCACCGGCTGGCTGTACGTACCGCGCGGCTGCAAACGCGGCGGCGCCGGCTGCAGGCTGCACGTGGCGTTCCACGGCTGCAGGCAGACGTCGACACTCGTGAAGGAAGCCTGGGTCCGGCACGCCGGCTACAACGGCTGGGCCGACGCGAACCGCATCGTGGTGCTGTATCCGCAGGCCGCGCCGCTCCGGTTCAGGAACCCGAATTCGTGCTGGGACTGGTTCAATTACGACGATCCGGATTTCGCGGTGCAGTCCGGGCGGCAGATGCGGGCGGTGAAGCGGATGACCGAGCGGTTGATGGGCGGTGGGCCAGGGCGCAATAACGGCCGTGATTGA
- a CDS encoding DUF4148 domain-containing protein, producing the protein MKTIALALATSALLASAHVSAQQSSDMPRIQVTAEHTAAVATGNLFASGELYSGTHFETVSTRTRDQVRAELRVAQQRGELAVGEHYPFVMDDAPGQGKTRAEVQAELAAYRLANPDVHYEN; encoded by the coding sequence ATGAAAACCATTGCCCTCGCACTTGCCACCAGCGCCCTGCTCGCTTCCGCCCATGTATCGGCTCAGCAATCCAGCGACATGCCGCGTATCCAGGTGACCGCGGAACACACCGCGGCCGTCGCCACAGGCAACCTCTTCGCCTCCGGCGAACTGTACTCGGGCACCCACTTCGAGACCGTCTCGACCAGGACACGCGACCAGGTGCGTGCCGAATTGCGGGTTGCCCAGCAGCGTGGCGAGCTGGCCGTTGGCGAGCACTATCCGTTCGTGATGGACGATGCGCCCGGCCAGGGCAAGACCCGCGCCGAAGTGCAGGCCGAGCTGGCCGCCTATCGCCTGGCCAATCCCGATGTCCATTACGAAAACTGA
- the ftrA gene encoding transcriptional regulator FtrA, with the protein MPPAHIPRRHLVVALAYDGLCTFEFGCTVELFALDRPELGVDWYDFQVCAVERGPIRAAGGITIQARYAPGLLKKADTIVIPGWRDADEPPPPALLAALRAAHARGTRLCSICSGVFVLAAAGVLDGQRATTHWRYAGRLAQRHPAITVEPDALYIDNGQVITSAGSAAGLDMLLHLVRRDYGARVGNMVAQRLVVAPHREGGQAQFLPRPMPADEAGRLAKLMDWLRRHPAQAHTVATMAERAAMSGRTLQRQFRDATGMGPVEWLTRERIAFAKELLESPLPLAQVAERAGFGSEESLRHHFRRLAATTPGAYRKAFLVAGTSVD; encoded by the coding sequence ATGCCCCCTGCTCACATTCCGCGACGCCACCTCGTCGTCGCTCTCGCCTACGACGGCCTGTGCACCTTTGAATTCGGCTGCACGGTCGAGCTGTTCGCGCTCGACCGTCCGGAACTGGGCGTGGACTGGTACGACTTCCAGGTGTGCGCCGTGGAGCGGGGCCCGATCCGCGCCGCCGGCGGCATCACGATCCAGGCCCGCTACGCGCCGGGCTTGCTGAAGAAGGCGGACACCATCGTCATTCCCGGCTGGCGCGACGCCGACGAACCGCCACCGCCCGCACTGCTTGCAGCCCTGCGCGCCGCGCACGCCCGCGGCACGCGCCTGTGCTCGATCTGTTCCGGCGTGTTCGTGCTGGCCGCGGCAGGTGTGCTCGATGGCCAGCGTGCCACCACCCACTGGCGCTACGCTGGCCGGCTGGCGCAGCGCCACCCGGCGATCACCGTCGAACCGGATGCGCTGTACATCGACAACGGGCAGGTGATCACCTCGGCCGGTTCTGCCGCGGGGCTGGACATGCTGCTGCACCTGGTGCGCCGCGACTATGGCGCGCGGGTCGGCAACATGGTGGCGCAACGGCTCGTGGTGGCGCCGCACCGCGAGGGCGGGCAGGCCCAGTTCCTGCCACGCCCGATGCCCGCCGACGAAGCGGGGCGGCTGGCAAAACTGATGGACTGGCTGCGGCGGCATCCCGCGCAGGCGCATACCGTGGCCACGATGGCCGAACGGGCGGCAATGAGTGGGCGCACGCTGCAACGGCAATTTCGCGATGCCACCGGCATGGGACCGGTCGAATGGCTGACGCGCGAGCGGATTGCATTCGCCAAGGAGCTGCTGGAATCGCCGCTGCCGCTGGCGCAGGTGGCGGAACGGGCCGGCTTCGGCTCGGAGGAATCGTTGCGGCATCACTTCAGGCGGCTGGCCGCCACGACACCGGGCGCTTACCGGAAAGCATTCCTTGTTGCGGGCACATCCGTGGACTAA
- the slmA gene encoding nucleoid occlusion factor SlmA, with protein MATQPSGQRKLQILQALAAMLEHPKGEKITTAALARRLDVSEAALYRHFASKAQMFEGLIEFIETSVFGLINQITERQQDGLAQACDILAMLLHFATNNPGMTRVLIGDALVGEDERLQQRMNGFYDRVELALKGALRQAVADAAAGDQERDVALRASLMVAFVVGRWHRYAKSGFTLSPAQDANAQIALLLR; from the coding sequence ATGGCAACCCAACCGTCCGGCCAGCGCAAGCTGCAAATCCTCCAGGCCCTGGCCGCGATGCTCGAGCATCCGAAGGGCGAGAAGATCACCACGGCCGCGCTGGCGCGCCGGCTCGACGTCTCCGAGGCGGCGCTGTACCGCCATTTCGCCAGCAAGGCGCAAATGTTCGAGGGCTTGATCGAGTTCATCGAAACCTCGGTCTTCGGCCTGATCAACCAGATCACCGAGCGCCAGCAGGATGGCCTGGCGCAGGCATGCGACATCCTCGCGATGCTGCTGCACTTCGCCACCAACAACCCGGGCATGACGCGCGTGCTGATCGGCGATGCGCTGGTGGGCGAAGACGAGCGGCTGCAGCAGCGCATGAACGGCTTCTACGACCGCGTGGAACTGGCCCTGAAGGGCGCCTTGCGGCAGGCCGTCGCCGACGCGGCGGCGGGCGACCAGGAACGCGACGTGGCGCTGCGCGCCAGCCTGATGGTGGCGTTCGTGGTGGGCCGCTGGCACCGCTATGCAAAGAGCGGCTTCACCCTCTCCCCGGCGCAGGACGCGAACGCGCAGATCGCGCTGCTGCTGCGCTGA
- a CDS encoding DUF1428 domain-containing protein — translation MPYVDGFVVPVPKDKIEAYRAMAETAGAVWREHGALEFHECIADDIKPGEVTSFPQAVQLKEDETVFFSWIVYNSREERDVINEKVMNDPRLKDSMTPESMPFDGKRMFWGGFRTFVSL, via the coding sequence ATGCCCTATGTCGATGGTTTCGTAGTCCCCGTCCCGAAAGACAAGATCGAAGCGTATCGCGCGATGGCCGAGACGGCCGGCGCCGTGTGGCGCGAACACGGCGCACTGGAATTCCACGAGTGCATCGCGGACGATATAAAGCCGGGGGAAGTCACGTCCTTTCCACAAGCCGTGCAGCTCAAGGAGGACGAAACCGTGTTCTTTTCCTGGATCGTCTACAACTCGCGCGAGGAACGCGATGTGATCAATGAAAAGGTGATGAACGATCCGCGCCTGAAGGATTCGATGACGCCGGAATCGATGCCGTTCGACGGCAAGCGCATGTTCTGGGGCGGCTTCAGGACGTTCGTCAGCCTGTAG
- the argB gene encoding acetylglutamate kinase — MSQLSNLNLDVPADDLAAVSPAIKAQILAEALPYIRNFHGKTIVIKYGGNAMTDERLKHGFARDVILLKLVGMNPVVVHGGGPQIDNALKKIGKQGTFVQGMRITDEETMEVVEWVLGGEVQQDIVMLINHYGGQAVGLTGKDGGLIRARKMAMPDKENPGQYLDIGFVGEIDAINPAVVKALQDDAFIPIISPIGFGQDGQAYNINADVVAGKIAEILKAEKLIMMTNIAGVQDKTGNLVTDLSAREIDEMFADGTISGGMLPKISSALDAAKSGVNTVHIIDGRIEHSLLLEVLTEQAFGTMIRSH; from the coding sequence ATGAGCCAACTGTCGAATTTGAACCTGGATGTGCCAGCCGATGACCTCGCCGCCGTTTCCCCGGCGATCAAGGCACAGATCCTTGCGGAAGCCCTGCCGTACATCCGCAATTTTCATGGCAAGACCATCGTCATCAAATACGGTGGCAACGCGATGACCGATGAGCGCCTGAAGCACGGCTTCGCGCGCGATGTCATCCTGCTGAAGCTGGTCGGCATGAATCCGGTCGTGGTCCACGGCGGCGGTCCCCAGATCGACAATGCGCTGAAGAAGATCGGCAAGCAGGGCACGTTCGTGCAGGGCATGCGCATCACCGACGAGGAAACCATGGAAGTCGTGGAATGGGTGCTCGGCGGCGAAGTCCAGCAGGACATCGTCATGCTGATCAACCACTACGGCGGCCAGGCCGTGGGCCTGACGGGAAAGGACGGCGGCCTGATCCGCGCGCGCAAGATGGCGATGCCGGACAAGGAAAACCCGGGCCAGTACCTGGACATCGGCTTCGTCGGCGAAATCGATGCGATCAACCCGGCCGTCGTGAAGGCGCTGCAGGACGACGCGTTCATTCCGATCATTTCGCCGATCGGTTTCGGCCAGGATGGCCAGGCCTACAACATCAACGCCGACGTGGTGGCCGGCAAGATCGCCGAGATCCTGAAGGCGGAAAAGCTCATCATGATGACCAATATCGCCGGCGTGCAGGACAAGACCGGCAACCTGGTCACCGACCTTTCCGCCCGTGAAATCGACGAGATGTTTGCCGACGGCACGATCTCCGGCGGCATGCTGCCGAAGATTTCCTCCGCCCTCGACGCGGCCAAGTCCGGCGTCAACACGGTGCACATCATCGACGGCCGCATCGAGCACAGCCTGCTGCTCGAAGTGTTGACCGAACAGGCGTTTGGCACTATGATCCGGTCTCACTGA
- the pabB gene encoding aminodeoxychorismate synthase component I: MNTECFALLDDAAAGGRSRLLTGHVRTLRCTSFDAWPALLRDMDAALAQGLFAVTLCSYELGHHIVGIAPRDAGVPLAQVLLFRQCDHLDGEAVARWLLERERECEQMRAAGGTGHGVAGVAGIAASVTETQFTAAIARIRDYIAAGDTYQVNYTYRLRFDAFGSPCALYQRLRARQPVPYGALVMTDDGTAVLSLSPELFVRRTGNMLTAQPMKGTAPAALPGEADDIEAENARRAAVLAADPKNRAENLMIVDLLRNDIGRVAVTGSVQVPALFDVRRYSGVLQMTSTVQAQVRPDASLADLFAALYPCGSITGAPKRRTMEIIAELEADPRGLYTGAIGWFDPPRPGAPGDFCLNVPIRTLALRPEADGVRRGEMGVGAGIVYDSVAQDEYAECRLKARFLTGLSNDFELFETMHATREGGARHVERHLARLARSARYFGFAWDEAAARAYIAVACNALQAGVEHRLRLAMNGAGGFAVQTGVLAPLQQPVRVLLAESSTASNDLFLRHKSTLRAGYDAAWKAAEAQGAFDQLHFNERGELTEGGRSNVFVRIDGRWLTPPLSCGLLPGVMRAVILEAWGATETPITRDMLAGAEEIVVCNALRGALRAELVT, encoded by the coding sequence ATGAATACCGAATGCTTCGCCCTGCTCGATGATGCCGCCGCCGGTGGCCGATCGCGCCTGCTGACCGGCCACGTGCGCACGCTGCGCTGTACCTCGTTCGATGCCTGGCCGGCCCTGCTGCGGGACATGGACGCGGCGCTGGCGCAGGGGCTGTTTGCCGTCACGCTGTGCAGCTACGAACTGGGCCATCACATCGTGGGCATCGCGCCGCGCGATGCCGGCGTGCCGCTGGCGCAGGTACTGCTGTTCCGGCAGTGCGATCACCTGGACGGCGAAGCGGTGGCACGCTGGCTGCTGGAACGCGAGCGGGAATGTGAGCAAATGCGCGCTGCCGGCGGTACCGGACATGGCGTCGCCGGCGTGGCCGGCATCGCGGCCAGCGTCACCGAAACGCAGTTCACGGCGGCGATCGCGCGCATTCGCGACTACATCGCGGCGGGCGACACCTACCAGGTCAACTACACGTACCGCCTGCGCTTCGATGCCTTCGGCTCGCCGTGCGCGCTGTACCAGCGCTTGCGTGCGCGCCAGCCGGTGCCCTATGGCGCGCTGGTGATGACCGACGACGGCACGGCGGTGCTGTCGCTGTCGCCGGAGCTGTTCGTGCGGCGCACGGGCAACATGCTGACCGCCCAGCCGATGAAAGGCACCGCGCCCGCGGCGCTGCCGGGCGAGGCTGACGATATCGAGGCGGAGAATGCACGTCGCGCCGCCGTGCTGGCGGCCGACCCGAAGAACCGCGCGGAAAACCTGATGATCGTCGACCTGCTGCGCAACGACATCGGCCGCGTGGCCGTGACCGGCTCGGTGCAGGTGCCGGCACTGTTCGACGTGCGGCGCTACAGCGGCGTCCTGCAGATGACTTCCACCGTGCAGGCGCAGGTCCGGCCGGATGCCAGCCTGGCCGACCTGTTCGCCGCGCTGTACCCCTGCGGCTCAATCACCGGTGCGCCGAAACGGCGCACGATGGAAATCATCGCCGAACTGGAAGCGGACCCGCGCGGCCTGTACACGGGCGCGATCGGCTGGTTCGATCCGCCGCGCCCCGGCGCGCCGGGCGATTTTTGCCTGAACGTGCCGATCCGCACCCTGGCCCTGCGGCCGGAAGCCGATGGCGTGCGGCGCGGCGAGATGGGCGTGGGCGCGGGCATCGTGTACGACAGCGTGGCGCAGGACGAATACGCCGAATGCCGGCTGAAGGCGCGGTTCCTGACCGGCCTGTCGAACGATTTCGAACTGTTCGAAACGATGCATGCCACGCGGGAGGGCGGAGCGCGGCACGTGGAACGGCACCTGGCGCGTCTGGCGCGGTCGGCTCGCTACTTCGGCTTCGCCTGGGACGAAGCGGCCGCCAGGGCCTATATCGCCGTTGCCTGCAACGCCCTGCAGGCTGGAGTGGAACACCGGTTGCGCCTCGCAATGAACGGGGCCGGCGGTTTCGCGGTGCAAACCGGCGTGCTGGCGCCGCTGCAGCAGCCGGTGCGCGTGCTGCTGGCGGAATCATCCACCGCGTCGAACGACCTGTTCCTGCGCCACAAGAGCACGCTGCGCGCGGGGTATGACGCGGCCTGGAAGGCGGCCGAAGCGCAGGGCGCGTTCGACCAGCTGCACTTCAATGAACGGGGCGAACTGACCGAGGGCGGCCGCAGCAACGTGTTCGTGCGCATCGACGGCCGCTGGCTCACGCCACCGCTGTCGTGCGGCCTGCTGCCGGGCGTGATGCGCGCCGTGATACTGGAAGCGTGGGGCGCCACGGAAACGCCCATCACGCGCGACATGCTGGCGGGGGCCGAGGAAATCGTCGTCTGCAACGCGCTGCGGGGCGCGCTGCGCGCTGAATTGGTGACCTAG
- a CDS encoding rhodanese-like domain-containing protein, giving the protein MSIVTEVPAAPADAALAHFEDSLRFETDCWDVHSVLGTPQQDFVLLDVRGTEKYAQGHVPGAVDLAQRKIIGSKLAEYPADTLFVTYCAGPHCNGAARAAIRIAQLGRPVKVMPGGITGWLDEGFELARD; this is encoded by the coding sequence ATGTCGATCGTGACCGAAGTTCCCGCCGCCCCCGCCGATGCGGCGCTGGCCCATTTCGAAGATTCACTGCGGTTCGAGACGGATTGCTGGGACGTGCACAGCGTGCTCGGCACGCCGCAGCAGGATTTCGTGCTGCTGGACGTGCGCGGCACGGAAAAGTACGCGCAAGGCCACGTGCCGGGCGCCGTCGACCTGGCGCAGCGCAAGATCATCGGGTCGAAGCTGGCCGAATACCCGGCCGACACGCTGTTCGTGACCTATTGCGCCGGCCCGCACTGCAATGGCGCCGCCCGGGCCGCCATCCGCATTGCCCAGCTGGGGCGGCCCGTGAAGGTCATGCCGGGCGGGATCACCGGATGGCTGGACGAGGGGTTCGAACTCGCCCGCGACTGA
- a CDS encoding TraB/GumN family protein has protein sequence MRRQIIVMFCCLFVFTAGLAPQATAADGIPNRGALFRIEQADGKAGNVTWLFGTIHVGAKSFYPLEPVITAALENASVLALEVDPLGSQDDIAGAVREFGMYPAGRGPASAELAAAYRPRLERLLRQYDVPPASVAPMKPWMLASLLTVREFERQGYQTALAVEVWLSQGARARKQKIVELESVQAQMALFGRMATSDQALFLQETIEAIDGREQASDARAIASAWATADRAALDRIADKTAADDTFSGRFVSRVLLGERNPLLAERIATLLAREKQSVAAIGVLHLVGKDSVPELLRRQGLRVERVY, from the coding sequence ATGCGACGCCAGATTATAGTGATGTTTTGTTGCCTGTTCGTGTTTACCGCGGGGCTGGCGCCGCAAGCGACGGCGGCGGACGGCATCCCGAACCGCGGCGCGCTGTTCCGCATCGAGCAGGCGGATGGCAAGGCAGGCAACGTGACATGGCTGTTCGGCACGATCCACGTCGGCGCAAAGAGCTTCTATCCCCTCGAACCCGTGATCACGGCCGCGCTGGAAAACGCGTCGGTGCTGGCGCTGGAAGTCGACCCGCTGGGCAGCCAGGATGACATTGCCGGCGCCGTGCGCGAATTTGGCATGTACCCGGCCGGCCGCGGCCCCGCGTCCGCCGAGCTGGCGGCCGCATACCGGCCGCGCCTCGAGCGGCTGCTGCGCCAGTACGACGTGCCACCCGCCTCGGTGGCGCCGATGAAGCCCTGGATGCTGGCGAGCCTGCTGACGGTGCGCGAATTCGAACGGCAGGGTTACCAGACCGCGCTGGCCGTGGAGGTGTGGCTGTCGCAGGGGGCGCGGGCGCGCAAGCAGAAGATCGTCGAGCTCGAATCCGTGCAGGCGCAGATGGCGCTGTTCGGGCGCATGGCCACATCCGACCAGGCGCTGTTCCTGCAGGAGACGATCGAGGCGATCGATGGCCGCGAACAGGCCAGCGATGCGCGCGCGATCGCTTCGGCATGGGCCACGGCCGACCGTGCCGCACTGGACCGCATCGCCGACAAGACGGCTGCCGACGACACGTTTTCGGGAAGGTTCGTGAGCCGTGTGCTGCTGGGCGAGCGCAATCCGCTGCTGGCGGAACGCATCGCGACACTGCTGGCGCGCGAAAAGCAGAGCGTGGCCGCGATCGGGGTCTTGCACCTGGTGGGGAAGGACAGCGTGCCGGAACTGCTGCGGCGGCAAGGATTGCGGGTGGAACGGGTGTACTGA